A DNA window from Undibacterium sp. YM2 contains the following coding sequences:
- a CDS encoding Vat family streptogramin A O-acetyltransferase has translation MHGPDPKNPHPMQGFPQVCYIQNTVSNPHIIIGDYTYYDDPEDAENFERNVLYHFPFIGDKLIIGKFCALARGVKFIMNGANHNMAGISTYPFQIFGNGWEKTPMDLESLPYKGDTIIGNDVWIGYEALIMPGVKIGNGAIISSRSVVVADVPAYTIVGGNPAKPIRQRFTPDVIDTLEQIAWWDWPVEKISRYISVIIAGDIGALKASALAE, from the coding sequence ATGCACGGACCCGACCCCAAAAACCCTCACCCCATGCAGGGCTTCCCACAGGTTTGCTATATCCAGAATACCGTCAGCAATCCCCATATCATCATCGGTGACTACACCTACTATGATGACCCGGAAGATGCTGAAAACTTCGAGCGCAATGTGCTCTACCATTTCCCCTTCATCGGCGACAAACTCATCATCGGCAAATTCTGTGCGCTGGCACGGGGTGTCAAGTTCATCATGAACGGGGCCAACCACAATATGGCAGGCATCTCCACCTACCCTTTCCAGATTTTTGGCAATGGCTGGGAGAAAACACCGATGGATCTTGAGTCCCTCCCCTACAAGGGCGACACCATCATCGGCAACGATGTCTGGATCGGGTATGAAGCACTCATCATGCCGGGTGTGAAGATAGGTAATGGTGCCATCATTTCTTCACGCTCCGTCGTGGTCGCCGATGTACCCGCCTATACCATCGTCGGCGGCAACCCGGCTAAACCCATACGCCAGCGCTTTACGCCGGATGTCATCGATACCCTGGAGCAGATCGCCTGGTGGGACTGGCCAGTAGAAAAAATCAGCCGCTACATCAGCGTGATTATTGCGGGCGACATCGGCGCACTCAAAGCCAGCGCACTGGCTGAATAG
- a CDS encoding amidohydrolase family protein — MYKNKARSLVHTLLFTSLCLGSNFVHANDKGATQDTIAIKAGRLLDVESGKVLRDQLIVVQGERIISITPIAGTPIPASAKLIDLSKSTVLPGLIDAHTHLTSNPHMHGYSSLGTSTIRSALYGVRAARDTLRAGFTTVRDVGSEGFSDVALRDAINDGDFPGPRIMAAGYAIGIKGGHCDNNLLPPDYNDTGKGVADGPWAARSKVREMAKYGADVIKICATGGVLSKGDSPGAQQYTLEEMQAIVQEAHKLGRKVAAHAHGASGIADAIRAGVDSVEHSSLIDEEGIKLAKEHGTWLVMDIYNDDYILGEGEKAGFLPESLAKEKEIGQKQRDNFRAALQGGARMAFGSDAGVYPHGDNGKQFYYMVKYGMTPMQAIQAATISAADLLGLKEKIGSIKVGKFADIIAVDADPLADVTSLTKVNFVMKSGKVYK; from the coding sequence ATGTATAAAAACAAAGCGCGCAGTCTCGTTCACACCTTACTTTTCACCAGCCTGTGCCTGGGCAGCAACTTCGTGCATGCCAACGACAAAGGAGCTACACAGGATACCATCGCCATCAAGGCTGGCCGTTTGCTGGATGTAGAAAGCGGCAAAGTCTTGCGCGACCAGCTCATCGTCGTCCAGGGCGAGCGCATCATCTCAATCACTCCCATTGCCGGCACACCCATCCCTGCCTCTGCCAAGCTTATCGACCTGTCCAAATCTACCGTCTTGCCCGGCCTCATCGATGCCCATACCCACCTGACCAGCAACCCGCACATGCATGGCTACAGCTCTTTGGGGACATCGACAATACGCTCCGCCCTGTATGGTGTACGGGCAGCACGCGATACCCTGCGCGCTGGCTTCACCACCGTGCGCGATGTAGGCTCTGAAGGTTTTTCTGACGTTGCCCTGCGCGATGCCATCAATGATGGCGACTTCCCCGGCCCGCGCATCATGGCGGCTGGTTATGCGATAGGCATCAAGGGTGGCCATTGCGACAATAACCTGCTGCCGCCCGACTACAATGACACCGGCAAGGGCGTGGCAGACGGCCCCTGGGCAGCACGCAGCAAGGTGCGTGAAATGGCCAAGTATGGTGCCGATGTCATCAAAATCTGCGCCACCGGCGGCGTACTATCCAAAGGCGACTCGCCTGGAGCCCAGCAATACACCCTCGAAGAAATGCAGGCCATCGTGCAGGAAGCCCACAAGCTGGGCCGCAAGGTCGCCGCCCATGCCCACGGTGCCAGCGGCATTGCTGACGCCATACGCGCCGGGGTCGATTCTGTCGAGCACAGCAGCCTGATTGATGAAGAAGGCATCAAACTCGCCAAAGAACATGGCACATGGCTGGTCATGGACATTTATAATGACGACTATATTCTTGGTGAAGGCGAAAAAGCAGGCTTTTTGCCAGAATCCCTCGCCAAGGAAAAAGAGATAGGCCAAAAACAGCGTGATAACTTCCGCGCTGCGCTGCAAGGCGGTGCCCGCATGGCCTTTGGTTCAGACGCTGGCGTCTATCCGCATGGTGACAATGGCAAGCAATTTTATTACATGGTCAAGTATGGCATGACACCCATGCAGGCCATACAGGCAGCCACCATCAGTGCCGCAGATTTGCTGGGCCTGAAAGAAAAAATCGGCAGCATCAAGGTTGGCAAGTTTGCCGATATCATCGCCGTCGATGCAGACCCGCTGGCAGATGTCACGAGCCTGACGAAAGTAAATTTCGTCATGAAGAGCGGCAAGGTTTACAAGTAA
- a CDS encoding chemotaxis protein CheW produces the protein MSTTTHNEQSTTMLQSAEHGAQEYLVFTLGQEEYGIDIQIVQELRSYEAVTSIANAPDYIKGVINLRGNIIPIIDLRLRLGLPVRFYDQFTVVVVVNIGGRQIGIVVDGVSDVIAPQTNQIQTAPQLVSINDSCRFAGVATIDDRMILLTDISRLVAANDIYLLEEAAA, from the coding sequence ATGTCCACAACAACACACAACGAACAATCCACCACCATGCTGCAAAGTGCAGAGCATGGCGCGCAGGAATATCTGGTATTCACCCTGGGTCAGGAAGAATACGGCATAGATATACAGATAGTGCAGGAATTGCGCAGCTACGAAGCAGTGACCAGTATTGCCAATGCGCCAGACTATATCAAGGGTGTCATCAACCTGCGGGGCAACATCATTCCCATCATCGATCTTCGCCTCAGGCTGGGTTTGCCTGTGCGCTTTTACGACCAGTTCACCGTGGTCGTTGTCGTCAATATCGGTGGCAGACAGATAGGTATCGTCGTCGATGGCGTTTCTGATGTCATCGCGCCTCAGACAAATCAAATTCAGACAGCACCGCAGTTGGTCAGCATCAATGACTCCTGCCGGTTCGCTGGTGTCGCTACGATCGATGACAGGATGATCTTGCTGACAGACATCAGCCGCCTGGTCGCTGCTAACGACATCTATCTGCTTGAAGAAGCCGCAGCCTGA
- a CDS encoding DHCW motif cupin fold protein: MKITDIPFGTTDWSAIEKTEHPGITGKAYWRTCKFGDIRVRMIEYTAGYLADHWCSKGHILLCLEGEMQTELDDGRVLTLKAGMSYQVADGAEAHRSSTATGATLFIVD, translated from the coding sequence ATGAAAATTACTGACATCCCTTTTGGCACGACAGACTGGTCTGCCATAGAAAAAACCGAGCATCCTGGCATCACAGGCAAGGCCTATTGGCGTACCTGCAAGTTTGGCGATATCCGCGTACGCATGATCGAATACACAGCCGGCTACCTGGCTGACCACTGGTGCAGCAAGGGGCATATCCTGCTCTGCCTCGAAGGTGAAATGCAAACCGAACTCGACGATGGCCGCGTGCTGACCCTGAAGGCAGGCATGAGTTATCAGGTAGCTGATGGCGCAGAGGCACACCGTTCATCGACAGCAACAGGAGCAACGTTGTTTATCGTCGATTAG